In one window of Pseudodesulfovibrio sediminis DNA:
- the radA gene encoding DNA repair protein RadA, producing the protein MKTKDIYRCTQCGAQSPRWQGQCPACKEWNTLEAITVNKKTTAPVGAAASSDTPRPLEDLKSDEHVSRTSGMASLDELLGSGLVPGAAILLGGEPGIGKSTLLLQLAASQARIGCTAVYLSGEESLPQLKARAERLELLGPGLLALASNKVEDALAVLDSPNPPELLIVDSVQTIASPMAEGIPGSVSQVRAVSAELVEKTKKTGTTLILVGHVTKDGQIAGPKLLEHMVDTVLYLEGDRKHFSRILRVLKNRFGPSDELVVFTMKQQGLEVVEDPATFFLGARDATLSGTAMALAVDGQRPFAVEVQALVSKSYLSIPRRTALGFDTNRLNLLLAVLEKRLRLNLSGYDIYAKISGGLASKDPGLDLAVVAAIMSSFYDQPLPESSVFWGEIDLNGQVRPVAAHDVRLKQAGRLGHHPICHAKACPTLTDLQQILFGKQ; encoded by the coding sequence ATGAAGACAAAAGACATCTATCGCTGCACGCAATGCGGCGCACAGTCCCCTCGCTGGCAGGGGCAATGCCCCGCATGCAAGGAGTGGAACACCCTTGAGGCCATCACCGTAAACAAGAAAACCACGGCCCCTGTTGGAGCGGCAGCTTCTTCTGATACGCCCCGCCCTCTAGAGGACTTGAAAAGCGATGAGCATGTCTCCCGCACTTCGGGCATGGCGTCTCTGGATGAACTGCTCGGCTCCGGGCTGGTGCCGGGCGCAGCCATTCTGCTCGGTGGTGAACCGGGCATCGGCAAGTCCACGCTGCTGCTGCAACTGGCTGCCAGCCAGGCTCGGATCGGGTGTACAGCCGTCTATCTTTCGGGTGAAGAATCCCTGCCCCAACTCAAGGCGCGAGCCGAACGGCTGGAGCTGCTCGGTCCCGGCCTGCTGGCCCTGGCGTCCAACAAGGTCGAAGACGCCCTGGCCGTGCTCGACTCCCCCAACCCGCCGGAGCTGCTCATCGTGGACTCGGTCCAGACCATCGCCTCTCCCATGGCAGAAGGCATCCCCGGCTCCGTGAGCCAGGTGCGCGCCGTGTCCGCCGAGCTGGTGGAAAAGACCAAAAAGACGGGCACCACGCTTATTCTGGTCGGGCATGTGACCAAAGACGGCCAGATCGCCGGGCCCAAGCTGCTGGAACACATGGTTGACACGGTCCTCTATCTGGAGGGCGACCGCAAACATTTCTCCCGCATCCTGCGTGTGCTCAAGAACCGCTTCGGCCCCAGCGATGAGCTGGTGGTCTTTACCATGAAACAGCAGGGGCTTGAGGTCGTGGAAGATCCGGCCACCTTCTTTCTGGGAGCACGCGACGCCACTCTGTCCGGAACGGCCATGGCTCTGGCCGTGGACGGGCAACGTCCTTTTGCCGTGGAAGTGCAGGCGCTTGTTTCCAAATCATATTTGTCCATCCCAAGACGAACAGCTCTGGGCTTCGACACCAACCGGTTGAACCTGCTGCTGGCCGTGCTGGAAAAACGGCTGCGGCTCAATCTCAGCGGATATGATATTTATGCCAAGATTTCGGGAGGGCTGGCCTCCAAGGACCCCGGCCTCGACCTGGCCGTAGTGGCTGCCATCATGTCATCATTCTACGACCAGCCGCTGCCGGAATCATCGGTTTTCTGGGGCGAGATAGACCTGAACGGACAGGTGCGCCCGGTGGCTGCCCATGATGTGCGCCTCAAACAGGCCGGACGGCTGGGGCACCACCCCATCTGTCATGCCAAGGCATGCCCGACATTGACGGATCTGCAACAAATACTGTTCGGAAAACAATAG
- a CDS encoding glucose-6-phosphate isomerase, whose translation MADILDWTNANLDTLDMATHEAKADEMAARLREETGAGKLPFLTMPYANTLKDELEGLKEYLKGFDHMLLLGIGGSALGARALQEAFFPQQNQPGHKGPFLWIADNVDAYALEAYLARLPAEKTVVVTVSKSGGTIETVGQYFILKEWMQEKLGDTWHQNMLLVTDQEQGFLRGEVKTYGIRALPVPDNLGGRYSVLSAVGLIPALFLGMDIDALIAGATEVSSILASQELTGKELAKHSSFQLAVWAAALMDKGFDEMIFFAYIPLWASFGDWFAQLWAESLGKEGKGSQPLPAIGVTDQHSVNQMFMDGVRNKACLYLSCPNLPAGPKFPVDLPDQFSYVRGRDVGELIQAEGLGNRMALSQSGVPLVELEMGSDSPKQAGKLIALLGAATILTGWLMGINPLDQPAVELGKRLAKARMNADGLDEEKQDLNDFLTADRDLREF comes from the coding sequence ATGGCAGATATTCTTGATTGGACCAATGCGAATCTCGACACGCTGGACATGGCTACGCATGAAGCCAAGGCCGATGAAATGGCCGCACGACTGCGCGAGGAAACCGGAGCGGGCAAGCTCCCTTTCCTGACCATGCCCTATGCAAATACCCTGAAGGACGAACTGGAAGGACTCAAAGAGTATCTCAAGGGCTTTGACCACATGCTCCTTCTGGGCATCGGCGGTTCAGCCCTTGGCGCGCGGGCGCTTCAGGAGGCGTTCTTTCCCCAGCAGAATCAACCCGGACACAAAGGTCCCTTCCTCTGGATTGCCGACAACGTGGACGCCTATGCCCTTGAAGCCTACCTCGCCAGACTGCCCGCCGAGAAAACCGTGGTGGTCACCGTCTCAAAATCAGGCGGCACCATTGAAACCGTGGGGCAATACTTCATCCTCAAGGAGTGGATGCAGGAAAAACTGGGCGACACCTGGCACCAGAATATGCTGCTGGTGACCGATCAGGAGCAAGGCTTCCTGCGCGGCGAGGTAAAGACCTACGGCATACGCGCCCTGCCCGTACCCGACAATCTCGGCGGCCGGTATTCCGTACTCTCCGCCGTCGGGCTCATCCCCGCACTTTTCCTGGGCATGGACATTGACGCACTCATCGCCGGAGCCACCGAGGTGTCCTCAATACTGGCTTCGCAGGAGCTGACCGGCAAGGAACTGGCAAAACACAGCTCCTTCCAGCTCGCCGTCTGGGCTGCCGCGCTCATGGACAAGGGATTTGATGAGATGATCTTTTTCGCCTATATCCCCTTGTGGGCCAGTTTCGGCGACTGGTTCGCCCAGCTCTGGGCCGAGTCGCTCGGCAAGGAAGGCAAAGGGAGTCAGCCGCTGCCGGCCATCGGCGTCACCGACCAACACTCCGTGAACCAGATGTTCATGGATGGCGTGCGCAACAAGGCCTGCCTGTATCTGAGTTGCCCGAATCTGCCCGCCGGACCGAAATTCCCTGTCGACCTGCCCGACCAGTTCAGTTATGTCCGTGGCAGAGACGTCGGCGAGCTGATTCAGGCTGAAGGACTCGGCAACCGCATGGCATTGTCCCAAAGCGGCGTGCCGCTGGTTGAGCTGGAAATGGGCTCGGACAGCCCGAAACAGGCTGGCAAGTTGATCGCCCTGCTGGGTGCGGCCACCATCCTGACCGGTTGGCTCATGGGTATCAACCCGTTGGATCAGCCCGCCGTGGAACTTGGCAAACGACTGGCAAAGGCCCGCATGAATGCGGACGGCCTGGACGAAGAAAAACAGGACCTGAACGATTTCCTTACGGCAGACAGAGATTTGCGGGAGTTCTAA
- a CDS encoding sensor histidine kinase, with the protein MQKSVLDSTKPLQFVKVISWTLLVIILSFSLLLSLFISKYAEQTLLEKQEEFALLLAENVSHQLFTRFVIPTVVKYGAIRLRNKEQAAVMDQVIQSTVHSFHVTTLRIYDADGNITYSLDKDEVGKKGTAEYMVTKTWETKDFSAEILANTSKIASMFRITLEPGSMMLRAYSPLRAERSLTNMSENPIMGILEFQQDISDDYLAMINFERLIIAFSLITSLVLFFLVLTVLRRAERLSNRQLRETEKLIFELQQQEKLAGMGRMVAGVAHEIRNPLGIICSSSELILKKARKEESSHTRILEALHEEAKRLSRTVSEFLDYARPKKPAMREVDVARILEQVTVFMEPECEKLGVTVDTELTENMTVLGDKDLLYRAFYNLVANALQAMNGKGELHIRAARGEEGLHITLHDTGPGFSPEHLDQVRDPFFTTKDSGTGLGLALVSTIFESHGIEMHLSNGEEGGARVDVIFPK; encoded by the coding sequence TTGCAGAAAAGCGTACTCGACAGCACAAAACCACTTCAGTTCGTCAAGGTCATATCCTGGACGTTGCTGGTTATCATCCTGAGCTTCAGCCTGCTGCTGTCGCTGTTCATATCAAAATATGCAGAGCAGACCCTTCTTGAAAAACAGGAAGAGTTTGCTCTGCTTCTGGCAGAAAACGTCAGCCACCAACTCTTCACCCGGTTCGTCATCCCCACGGTGGTGAAATATGGTGCCATCCGACTCAGAAATAAGGAACAGGCTGCGGTCATGGATCAGGTCATCCAGTCCACGGTCCACAGTTTTCATGTGACCACCCTGCGCATCTACGACGCCGATGGCAACATCACCTATTCGCTGGACAAGGACGAGGTAGGCAAAAAGGGCACGGCTGAATACATGGTCACCAAGACCTGGGAAACAAAGGATTTCAGCGCGGAGATCCTGGCCAACACATCCAAAATAGCTTCCATGTTCCGCATCACCCTGGAGCCCGGCTCCATGATGCTTCGGGCCTATTCCCCTCTGAGGGCGGAACGGAGCCTGACCAACATGTCCGAGAACCCCATCATGGGGATACTGGAATTTCAGCAGGATATCAGTGACGATTACCTTGCCATGATCAACTTCGAACGGCTGATCATCGCCTTTTCCCTGATCACCTCGCTGGTCCTGTTCTTCCTGGTACTGACCGTCCTGCGCCGGGCAGAGCGGCTCTCCAACCGCCAGCTCAGGGAAACGGAAAAACTCATCTTCGAGTTGCAGCAACAGGAAAAGCTGGCAGGCATGGGCCGCATGGTCGCTGGCGTGGCCCACGAAATCCGCAACCCGCTCGGCATCATCTGTTCCAGTTCGGAGCTGATCCTGAAAAAGGCCCGAAAGGAAGAAAGCTCACACACCCGCATCCTCGAAGCGCTCCACGAAGAAGCCAAGCGGCTATCCCGTACGGTGAGCGAATTCCTTGATTACGCCCGCCCCAAGAAACCCGCCATGAGAGAAGTGGATGTGGCGCGTATTCTGGAGCAGGTCACGGTTTTCATGGAACCGGAATGCGAAAAGCTCGGGGTGACCGTTGATACCGAACTGACGGAGAACATGACCGTCCTCGGCGACAAGGATCTCCTGTACCGCGCCTTTTACAACCTGGTGGCCAATGCGCTCCAGGCCATGAACGGCAAGGGAGAGTTACACATTCGCGCCGCACGGGGAGAAGAAGGACTGCATATCACCCTGCATGATACCGGCCCCGGCTTTTCACCTGAGCACCTCGATCAGGTCCGCGATCCCTTCTTCACCACCAAGGACTCCGGCACAGGCCTCGGGCTGGCCCTGGTCAGCACCATTTTCGAATCGCATGGCATTGAAATGCACCTGAGCAACGGAGAGGAAGGCGGTGCTCGCGTGGATGTCATTTTCCCCAAATAG
- a CDS encoding LysM peptidoglycan-binding domain-containing protein, producing MKKLILLAIALCVVFAWGCSKKVQTEPEVVVVEEVEVITPEPAEQTAPDPMAIYKAEYDALPTTHTVTKGECLWWISEYKHVYNDPFMWPLIYKANRDQIKNPDLIYAGQQFEVPRYGFDLEEVKASRKEAGAPWKALEPGEDAMIPAEMREALGYSF from the coding sequence ATGAAAAAACTGATTTTACTCGCGATTGCTCTGTGCGTCGTATTTGCTTGGGGTTGCTCCAAGAAAGTCCAGACCGAACCCGAAGTGGTTGTGGTCGAAGAGGTAGAAGTCATCACCCCTGAGCCTGCGGAACAAACCGCTCCGGACCCAATGGCAATCTACAAGGCCGAGTACGATGCTCTGCCCACAACCCACACCGTAACAAAGGGCGAATGCCTCTGGTGGATCTCCGAATACAAGCACGTATACAACGATCCTTTCATGTGGCCCCTGATCTACAAGGCCAACCGCGACCAGATCAAGAACCCTGATCTGATCTACGCCGGCCAGCAGTTTGAAGTGCCCCGCTACGGTTTCGATCTCGAAGAGGTCAAGGCATCCCGCAAGGAAGCCGGTGCACCGTGGAAGGCGCTTGAGCCTGGCGAAGACGCCATGATCCCCGCTGAAATGCGTGAGGCTCTCGGCTACAGCTTCTAG